One window of the Klebsiella sp. WP3-W18-ESBL-02 genome contains the following:
- a CDS encoding 2Fe-2S iron-sulfur cluster-binding protein: MHVDFTTVNRQVTVTPGSNLLDVLREHQIAISYSCMAGRCQTCRCTVLRGNVEQTLPEDAPEMAAGEVLACCTTLHSDCAIALPPTDEIVVHPARTLKTTVSEFSPLCHDVWRLRLKPAKAFSWSAGQFVRLTFPGGGQRSYSMAGSPQDDELEFHIRIVADGRVTPGLSQTLMPGTMIKLNGPLGASWLRQKHPGPILCVAGGTGLAPQLSIIRSALAAGMKNPIHLYYGCRWAADLYGTEQLEALANAYPHFRYQIVLSQETPTETIRTGRLPAAVAQDLPTLKGWKVYPAGPPAMVEAMTLQARALGARAEDIHADAFYYQP; encoded by the coding sequence ATGCATGTGGACTTCACTACGGTCAACCGGCAGGTCACCGTGACGCCGGGCAGTAACCTGCTGGATGTGTTACGTGAACATCAAATTGCTATTTCCTACAGCTGTATGGCCGGGCGCTGCCAGACCTGCCGTTGTACCGTACTGCGCGGCAACGTTGAGCAAACGCTGCCGGAGGACGCTCCGGAAATGGCTGCCGGCGAAGTATTGGCCTGCTGTACGACGTTACATTCAGATTGTGCTATTGCGCTGCCGCCGACCGATGAAATTGTGGTGCACCCGGCACGGACGTTAAAAACAACGGTGAGCGAATTTTCGCCCCTGTGCCATGACGTATGGCGGCTGCGTCTGAAACCGGCCAAAGCCTTTAGCTGGTCTGCCGGGCAGTTCGTCAGGCTGACCTTTCCCGGGGGCGGCCAGCGCAGCTACTCCATGGCCGGCAGCCCGCAGGACGATGAGCTGGAGTTTCATATTCGCATTGTTGCAGATGGCCGGGTGACGCCAGGGCTGAGTCAAACGCTAATGCCGGGTACCATGATTAAGCTGAACGGCCCTTTGGGCGCCAGCTGGCTGCGACAAAAACATCCCGGGCCAATCCTTTGCGTTGCCGGAGGAACCGGTCTGGCGCCACAGCTGTCGATTATTCGCTCGGCGTTGGCCGCCGGGATGAAGAATCCCATTCACCTCTATTACGGTTGCCGCTGGGCTGCCGATTTGTACGGTACCGAACAGCTGGAGGCGCTGGCCAATGCATACCCTCATTTCCGCTATCAGATAGTGCTAAGCCAGGAGACACCAACCGAAACCATACGCACCGGGCGTCTGCCCGCCGCGGTTGCGCAGGATCTGCCGACGCTGAAGGGCTGGAAGGTTTACCCGGCAGGGCCACCGGCGATGGTTGAAGCCATGACCCTGCAGGCTCGTGCGCTAGGTGCCCGCGCCGAAGATATTCACGCCGATGCGTTTTATTACCAACCGTAA
- a CDS encoding aromatic ring-hydroxylating dioxygenase subunit alpha produces the protein MNFTSEPNSNLLWPDDGTSRIPYWAYTRDDIYQRELDKIFYGKHWCYVALEAEIPEPGDFVRSVIGERSVIAVRNQQGEINVVENVCAHRGMRFCREKSGNRSDFVCPYHQWNYDLNGNLQGVPFRRGVKQDGKVNGGMPKDFNPAEHGLKKLNVACHNGVVFASFSPDVEPLEQYLGPDILAYFERVFSGRQLELLGYNRQRIPGNWKLMQENIKDPYHAGLLHTWFVTFGLWRADNRSQLIMDDKYRHAAMISRKGNGGKSAVTQGVSSFKEQMQLNDASFLDVVEEPWWNGPTVVMMTLFPSLVIQQNVNSMSVRHIQPRGPNAFDFVWTHFGFADDDEEMTQRRLKQANLFGPAGFVSADDGEVVEFSQQGFHHNDHRRTLAEMNGTGYENSDHMVSESLIRGMYHYWRGVLEI, from the coding sequence ATGAACTTCACCTCTGAACCCAATAGCAATTTACTCTGGCCAGACGATGGGACCAGCCGTATTCCTTACTGGGCCTATACCCGCGACGATATTTACCAGCGCGAGCTCGACAAGATTTTCTACGGAAAACACTGGTGCTATGTGGCGCTGGAAGCCGAGATCCCAGAGCCTGGTGATTTTGTGCGCAGCGTCATCGGCGAACGTTCGGTGATCGCGGTACGTAATCAACAGGGGGAAATTAATGTGGTTGAAAACGTCTGCGCGCACCGTGGAATGCGCTTCTGCCGTGAAAAATCGGGCAACCGCAGCGATTTTGTCTGCCCGTATCATCAGTGGAATTACGACCTCAACGGTAACCTTCAGGGCGTGCCTTTCCGTCGCGGCGTGAAGCAGGACGGCAAAGTCAACGGTGGAATGCCCAAGGACTTTAACCCTGCGGAACACGGGCTGAAAAAGCTGAACGTCGCTTGCCACAATGGCGTCGTGTTTGCCTCTTTCTCGCCCGACGTCGAGCCGCTTGAGCAGTATCTGGGCCCGGATATCCTGGCATATTTTGAGCGCGTGTTTAGCGGTCGTCAGCTCGAGCTGCTGGGCTATAACCGCCAACGCATTCCAGGTAACTGGAAGCTGATGCAGGAAAACATTAAAGATCCGTACCACGCGGGCCTGCTGCACACCTGGTTTGTGACGTTTGGCCTGTGGCGTGCCGATAATCGTTCACAGCTGATTATGGACGATAAATACCGCCATGCGGCGATGATTAGCCGGAAAGGAAATGGCGGTAAAAGCGCGGTGACACAAGGAGTTAGCAGCTTTAAAGAGCAAATGCAGCTGAACGATGCCAGCTTCCTTGATGTGGTGGAGGAACCCTGGTGGAACGGCCCGACGGTGGTCATGATGACGCTATTTCCGAGCCTGGTTATTCAGCAAAACGTCAATTCGATGTCGGTACGCCATATTCAGCCGCGCGGGCCAAACGCCTTCGATTTTGTCTGGACTCACTTTGGTTTTGCTGACGATGACGAGGAGATGACCCAACGTCGTCTGAAACAGGCCAATCTGTTCGGCCCGGCCGGTTTCGTGTCGGCTGACGACGGCGAAGTCGTGGAGTTTTCTCAGCAGGGGTTCCATCACAATGACCATCGACGCACCCTTGCCGAGATGAACGGCACCGGCTATGAAAATAGCGATCATATGGTCTCGGAGAGCCTGATTCGCGGGATGTACCATTACTGGCGCGGCGTACTGGAGATTTAA
- a CDS encoding aromatic-ring-hydroxylating dioxygenase subunit beta, with amino-acid sequence MMINNEIWQQLVALQTEYSDAVDRAEWAKWTTLFTEDCCYKVIPRENYDRQLPLCTINLESKGMLKDRIYGVAETLFHDPYYQRHVVGLPHVISVDEQGIVARTHYAVFRTKPDGHSEVFNVGYYLDTVVRTAEGLRFASRLCIFDSELVPNSLIYPI; translated from the coding sequence ATGATGATTAACAATGAAATCTGGCAACAGCTTGTGGCGCTGCAAACCGAGTACAGCGACGCCGTTGATCGCGCTGAGTGGGCAAAGTGGACGACGCTATTTACCGAAGACTGCTGCTATAAGGTGATCCCGCGGGAGAACTACGACCGCCAGCTGCCGCTTTGCACCATCAATCTTGAAAGCAAAGGTATGCTGAAAGACCGTATTTACGGCGTTGCCGAAACGCTTTTTCATGACCCTTACTACCAGCGCCACGTGGTGGGGTTACCGCATGTGATCTCGGTCGATGAACAAGGGATCGTAGCGCGGACCCACTATGCCGTCTTCCGTACCAAGCCGGATGGCCACAGCGAGGTCTTCAACGTGGGCTACTACCTCGATACGGTGGTTCGAACGGCGGAAGGGCTGCGCTTTGCCAGCCGCCTGTGCATTTTCGATAGCGAACTGGTACCTAACTCGCTGATCTATCCTATTTGA
- a CDS encoding non-heme iron oxygenase ferredoxin subunit: MSDNWIFAAELADLPEDDVIGIAINGRDIALYRTDEGVFASDNQCSHGNARLSDGFLEDGEIECPLHQGRFCIKTGKAMCSPLTEGVAIYPVQIDGEQVYLRFA; encoded by the coding sequence ATGTCTGATAACTGGATTTTTGCCGCCGAGCTGGCCGATCTGCCGGAAGACGATGTAATTGGCATCGCGATTAACGGTCGCGATATCGCGCTTTACCGTACCGATGAGGGCGTTTTTGCCAGCGATAATCAGTGTTCTCACGGCAATGCGCGCTTGAGCGACGGTTTTCTTGAAGACGGTGAAATTGAGTGCCCGCTGCATCAGGGCCGATTCTGCATTAAAACCGGTAAGGCAATGTGCAGCCCGTTAACTGAAGGTGTGGCTATTTACCCGGTACAGATCGACGGCGAGCAGGTTTATCTCCGCTTTGCCTGA
- a CDS encoding NAD(P)H-dependent flavin oxidoreductase → MKTNRITQILGIEKPVVQGPLSWLTDARFVAAVSNAGGLGVLGPNAGLTAETAVSTPEETAEKMREEIRKTKALTEKPFAVNLIPSAENDIWTPGILRVTKEEAVKAVVYTGYGEGAIIPALFEELKAAGIAIIYRDINPTPANSREAERAGADIIVATGFDEGGTLPGTALGTFSVVPMIVDAVKHVPVLAAGGIVDKRTAKAAHALGAEGVFAGSVFISTLENRVPLSVKEKIVAANGLDLSLFRTLPDYYRSLPGKLTEKLVAMDKAGATKEDIGSAMGGLRGLRLGMLEGNTDEGYISLGTGIGGIKRIVSVADVVEQLSV, encoded by the coding sequence ATGAAAACGAATCGTATCACTCAGATCCTCGGCATCGAAAAACCCGTTGTCCAGGGCCCGCTTTCCTGGCTGACCGATGCCCGTTTCGTTGCCGCCGTTAGCAACGCCGGCGGCCTGGGCGTGTTAGGCCCAAACGCTGGCCTGACGGCAGAAACGGCGGTGTCGACGCCTGAAGAAACGGCAGAAAAAATGCGCGAAGAAATTCGTAAAACCAAGGCGTTAACGGAAAAACCGTTTGCCGTTAACCTGATTCCATCAGCAGAAAACGACATCTGGACCCCCGGTATTCTGCGAGTGACGAAGGAAGAGGCGGTAAAAGCCGTGGTTTATACCGGCTACGGTGAAGGCGCCATTATTCCTGCGTTGTTTGAGGAATTAAAAGCCGCAGGTATTGCCATTATCTACCGTGATATCAACCCAACGCCGGCGAATAGCCGTGAGGCAGAACGTGCGGGGGCGGATATCATTGTGGCCACAGGCTTTGATGAAGGCGGTACTCTGCCGGGCACTGCGCTGGGCACATTCTCCGTCGTTCCGATGATTGTCGACGCCGTGAAGCACGTGCCGGTCCTCGCCGCGGGAGGGATTGTGGATAAACGCACGGCCAAAGCCGCCCATGCGCTTGGCGCGGAAGGCGTGTTCGCCGGGTCGGTGTTTATCAGCACGCTAGAAAACCGCGTACCGCTGTCGGTGAAAGAAAAAATCGTCGCCGCCAACGGTCTGGACCTTAGCCTGTTCCGCACCCTGCCCGACTACTACCGTTCGCTGCCGGGGAAACTGACCGAGAAACTGGTGGCCATGGATAAAGCCGGTGCCACGAAGGAAGACATCGGCAGCGCAATGGGCGGTTTGCGCGGACTGCGTCTCGGGATGCTGGAAGGCAACACTGACGAAGGCTATATCTCATTAGGTACGGGGATTGGCGGCATTAAGCGGATTGTCAGCGTTGCCGACGTTGTTGAACAACTCTCGGTTTAG
- a CDS encoding LysR family transcriptional regulator, producing MNLFENIKIFIEIVDSGSFTQAAENLQIHRPAVTKAVQQLEQGSGVRLLQRTTRRIYLTPEGEEFYRRSKPLLSQADDLLESFSPDRPLHGQLRVDMPIAFARLVVVPHLRAFYDAHPDLEIVLSSSDMRRDMLRDGLDCVLRMGELDDGDYVARPLGNINMTTCASPDYLARYGTPTSLESLRHHQGVNWFVNNSREVVPWRFQTEKGVEEIYLPGKLILDNSEVYISAGLAGLGLLQGMNFFLQPYIDSGQLVEVLSDNPCPARRLSLLYPHRHLSHKVRVFAQWLEGLLAQIQQPRA from the coding sequence ATGAATCTTTTTGAAAATATTAAGATTTTTATCGAAATTGTCGATTCAGGCAGCTTCACCCAGGCGGCGGAAAACCTGCAAATACACCGCCCGGCGGTGACCAAAGCGGTGCAGCAGCTCGAGCAGGGCAGCGGCGTACGGCTGCTACAGCGCACCACGCGACGTATTTATCTGACGCCGGAAGGTGAAGAATTTTATCGTCGCAGTAAACCGCTGCTGTCTCAGGCAGACGATCTGCTGGAGTCCTTTTCCCCGGATCGCCCGCTGCACGGCCAGCTGCGCGTAGATATGCCAATCGCATTTGCCCGCCTGGTGGTGGTGCCGCATCTGCGGGCGTTCTATGACGCGCATCCGGATCTGGAGATCGTACTCAGCAGTAGCGACATGCGTCGCGATATGCTGCGCGACGGCCTCGACTGCGTATTGCGCATGGGCGAGCTTGACGACGGCGACTACGTGGCCCGGCCGCTTGGCAACATCAACATGACCACCTGCGCCAGCCCGGATTATCTTGCGCGGTACGGCACGCCGACGTCGCTTGAGTCGTTGCGCCACCATCAGGGCGTTAACTGGTTTGTCAACAACAGCCGAGAAGTGGTGCCGTGGCGCTTCCAGACGGAGAAGGGCGTGGAGGAAATATATCTACCGGGCAAGCTGATCCTCGATAATTCCGAGGTCTATATTTCGGCAGGGCTTGCCGGGCTTGGCCTGCTTCAGGGAATGAACTTCTTCTTACAGCCGTACATAGACAGCGGTCAGTTAGTGGAAGTGCTGTCCGATAATCCATGTCCGGCGCGCAGGCTTTCGCTGCTTTATCCGCATCGGCATTTATCACACAAAGTCAGGGTGTTTGCGCAGTGGCTGGAAGGGCTGCTGGCGCAAATCCAGCAGCCGCGCGCTTAA